A genomic window from Euwallacea fornicatus isolate EFF26 chromosome 6, ASM4011564v1, whole genome shotgun sequence includes:
- the LOC136339725 gene encoding cuticle protein CP14.6-like, whose translation MKLILALSALAAVAVAAPASQDAQASVVKNDADVAPDSYNYSYETSNGISAGEQGQLNNAGSETESLAVRGEFKYTGPDGVVYQVSYVADDNGFQPLGAHLPVSH comes from the exons ATGAAGCTT ATCTTGGCACTGTCAGCACTTGCAGCTGTAGCTGTCGCTGCTCCAGCTTCACAGGACGCTCAGGCGTCAGTTGTAAAGAACGATGCAGATGTGGCCCCAGATTCATACAATTATTC GTACGAAACCAGCAATGGTATCTCTGCAGGTGAACAGGGTCAACTCAATAATGCAGGAAGTGAAACTGAATCTCTGGCTGTTCGCGGCGAATTCAAGTACACCGGCCCTGACGGCGTAGTATATCAGGTCAGCTATGTAGCTGACGACAACGGATTCCAGCCCTTAGGAGCCCATTTACCTGTTTCTCATTAA
- the LOC136339843 gene encoding endocuticle structural glycoprotein SgAbd-5-like isoform X2 translates to MKMLVLFVALCGAVLAAPQSGPDAQAQITKYDSDNAGIDGYNFNFETSNGISQEEQGTLQNAGSENEVMQVRGSYSFTGADGVVYTVTYVADENGFQPKGAHLPSK, encoded by the exons atgaaGATG ttggTGCTGTTCGTCGCCCTTTGCGGCGCAGTTCTTGCAGCTCCTCAGAGCGGCCCTGATGCTCAAGCTCAAATTACAAAGTACGACAGTGATAATGCAGGAATCGATGGATATAACTTTAA TTTTGAGACTAGCAATGGCATTTCTCAAGAAGAACAAGGGACACTTCAGAACGCGGGATCAGAAAACGAGGTTATGCAAGTGAGAGGGAGTTACTCCTTCACTGGAGCTGATGGGGTTGTTTATACTGTGACGTATGTTGCTGACGAAAACGGATTCCAGCCCAAAGGGGCTCATTTGCCATCGAAATAA
- the LOC136339843 gene encoding endocuticle structural glycoprotein SgAbd-5-like isoform X1, with protein MKSDFIVIVMLVLFVALCGAVLAAPQSGPDAQAQITKYDSDNAGIDGYNFNFETSNGISQEEQGTLQNAGSENEVMQVRGSYSFTGADGVVYTVTYVADENGFQPKGAHLPSK; from the exons ATGAAAAGTGATTTTATAGTGATTGTGATG ttggTGCTGTTCGTCGCCCTTTGCGGCGCAGTTCTTGCAGCTCCTCAGAGCGGCCCTGATGCTCAAGCTCAAATTACAAAGTACGACAGTGATAATGCAGGAATCGATGGATATAACTTTAA TTTTGAGACTAGCAATGGCATTTCTCAAGAAGAACAAGGGACACTTCAGAACGCGGGATCAGAAAACGAGGTTATGCAAGTGAGAGGGAGTTACTCCTTCACTGGAGCTGATGGGGTTGTTTATACTGTGACGTATGTTGCTGACGAAAACGGATTCCAGCCCAAAGGGGCTCATTTGCCATCGAAATAA